One segment of Chionomys nivalis chromosome 1, mChiNiv1.1, whole genome shotgun sequence DNA contains the following:
- the Fam98a gene encoding protein FAM98A isoform X1: MRECTRCRREGSPTTRKFEYHSSMECDLMETDILESLEDLGYKGPLLDDGALSQAVSHGATSPEFTKLCAWLVSELRVLCKLEENVQATNSPSEAEEFQLEVSGLLGEMNCPYPSLTSGDVTKRLLVQKNCLLLLTYLISELEAARMLCVNAPPKKAQEGGGSEVFRELKGICIALGMSKPPANITMFQFFSGIEKKLKETLAKVPPNHVGKPLLKKPMGPAHWEKIEAINQAIANEYEVRRKLLIKRLDVTVQSFGWSDRAKSQTEKLAKVYQPKRSVLSPKGSISVAHLLAARQDLSKILRTSSGSIREKTACAINKVLMGRVPDRGGRPNEIEPPPPEMPPWQKRQDGPQQQTGGRGGGRGGYEHSSYGGRGGHEQGGRGGRGGYDHGGRGGGRGNKHQGGWTDGGSGGGGAHQDGGYRDSGFQPGGYHGGHSSGYQGGGYGGFQTSSYTGSGYQGGGYQQENRYQDGGHHGDRGGGRGGRGGRGGRGGRGGQGGGWGGRGSQTYHQGGQFEQHFQHGGYQYSHSGFGQGRHYTS; the protein is encoded by the exons ATGCGCGAGTGTACGCGTTGCCGGCGAGAGGGCAGCCCGACGACTCGGAAATTTGAATACCACAGTAGCATGGAGTGTGACCTCATGGAGACTGACATCTTGGAGTCGTTGGAAGATCTAGG TTACAAGGGCCCATTGTTGGATGATGGTGCGCTGTCACAGGCAGTGTCTCATGGAGCCACTTCTCCCGAGTTCACCAAACTCTGTGCTTGGCTGGTCTCTGAATTAAGAGTACTCTGTAAACTAGAAGAAAATGTGCAAGCAACTAACA GTCCAAGTGAAGCTGAAGAATTCCAGCTTGAGGTGAGTGGGCTGCTTGGGGAGATGAACTGCCCGTATCCTTCTCTGACGTCTGGGGATGTAACCAAGCGCCTTCTGGTTCAGAAGAACTGCCTCCTCCTGCTCA CATACCTCATCTCAGAACTAGAAGCTGCCAGAATGCTCTGTGTGAATGCTCCTCCAAAAAAAGCTCAAGAAGGAGGCGGTAGTGAGGTCTTTCGAGAGTTGAAAGGCATATGTATTGCTCTAGGAATGTCCAAACCTCCAGCCAATATAACTATGTTCCAATTCTTCAGCGGGATTGAGAAAAAA TTAAAGGAAACATTAGCAAAAGTTCCACCTAATCATGTGGGAAAGCCGCTATTGAAGAAGCCGATGGGACCAGCCCACTGG GAAAAGATAGAAGCCATTAACCAAGCCATAGCCAATGAATACGAAGTCCGGAGGAAGTTGCTAATCAAGCGTTTGGATGTCACCGTGCAGTCCTTTGGCTGGTCTGACAGAGCTAAG aGTCAGACAGAAAAATTAGCTAAAGTTTACCAACCGAAGCGCTCAGTCTTGTCTCCTAAAGGTAGTATTTCCGTTGCTCATCTTTTGGCTGCCAGACAAGACTTGTCAAAGATTTTAAGGACGAGCAGCGGGTCCATAAGAGAAAAGACTGCCTGTGCCATCAATAAG GTATTGATGGGCAGGGTGCCTGACAGAGGTGGTCGACCCAATGAAATTGAACCTCCACCCCCAGAGATGCCACCATGGCAAAAAAGACAAGATGGCCCCCAGCAGCAAACAGGAGGccgaggaggagggagaggtggTTATGAACATTCCTCATATGGAGGACGAGGAGGTCATGAACAAGGAGGGCGAGGTGGACGTGGTGGCTATGACCATGGTGGccgagggggaggaagaggaaataaacaTCAAGGAGGCTGGACAGATGGAGGGAGTGGAGGTGGAGGTGCCCACCAGGATGGTGGTTACCGAGATTCGGGTTTCCAGCCTGGGGGCTACCACGGTGGCCATAGCAGTGGCTATCAAGGTGGTGGTTATGGTGGTTTCCAAACATCTTCATATACAGGAAGCGGGTACCAGGGTGGTGGATACCAGCAGGAGAATAGATACCAAGATGGTGGGCACCATGGGGATCGCGGCGGTGGTCGTGGGGGAAGAGGTGGTAGAGGAGGCCGGGGTGGACGTGGAGgccagggaggaggctggggaggaagaggaagccagaCTTATCACCAAGGGGGCCAGTTTGAACAGCATTTCCAACATGGAGGCTATCAGTATAGTCACTCTGGATTTGGGCAAGGAAGACATTATACTAGTTGA
- the Fam98a gene encoding protein FAM98A isoform X2 translates to MGPAHWEKIEAINQAIANEYEVRRKLLIKRLDVTVQSFGWSDRAKSQTEKLAKVYQPKRSVLSPKGSISVAHLLAARQDLSKILRTSSGSIREKTACAINKVLMGRVPDRGGRPNEIEPPPPEMPPWQKRQDGPQQQTGGRGGGRGGYEHSSYGGRGGHEQGGRGGRGGYDHGGRGGGRGNKHQGGWTDGGSGGGGAHQDGGYRDSGFQPGGYHGGHSSGYQGGGYGGFQTSSYTGSGYQGGGYQQENRYQDGGHHGDRGGGRGGRGGRGGRGGRGGQGGGWGGRGSQTYHQGGQFEQHFQHGGYQYSHSGFGQGRHYTS, encoded by the exons ATGGGACCAGCCCACTGG GAAAAGATAGAAGCCATTAACCAAGCCATAGCCAATGAATACGAAGTCCGGAGGAAGTTGCTAATCAAGCGTTTGGATGTCACCGTGCAGTCCTTTGGCTGGTCTGACAGAGCTAAG aGTCAGACAGAAAAATTAGCTAAAGTTTACCAACCGAAGCGCTCAGTCTTGTCTCCTAAAGGTAGTATTTCCGTTGCTCATCTTTTGGCTGCCAGACAAGACTTGTCAAAGATTTTAAGGACGAGCAGCGGGTCCATAAGAGAAAAGACTGCCTGTGCCATCAATAAG GTATTGATGGGCAGGGTGCCTGACAGAGGTGGTCGACCCAATGAAATTGAACCTCCACCCCCAGAGATGCCACCATGGCAAAAAAGACAAGATGGCCCCCAGCAGCAAACAGGAGGccgaggaggagggagaggtggTTATGAACATTCCTCATATGGAGGACGAGGAGGTCATGAACAAGGAGGGCGAGGTGGACGTGGTGGCTATGACCATGGTGGccgagggggaggaagaggaaataaacaTCAAGGAGGCTGGACAGATGGAGGGAGTGGAGGTGGAGGTGCCCACCAGGATGGTGGTTACCGAGATTCGGGTTTCCAGCCTGGGGGCTACCACGGTGGCCATAGCAGTGGCTATCAAGGTGGTGGTTATGGTGGTTTCCAAACATCTTCATATACAGGAAGCGGGTACCAGGGTGGTGGATACCAGCAGGAGAATAGATACCAAGATGGTGGGCACCATGGGGATCGCGGCGGTGGTCGTGGGGGAAGAGGTGGTAGAGGAGGCCGGGGTGGACGTGGAGgccagggaggaggctggggaggaagaggaagccagaCTTATCACCAAGGGGGCCAGTTTGAACAGCATTTCCAACATGGAGGCTATCAGTATAGTCACTCTGGATTTGGGCAAGGAAGACATTATACTAGTTGA